A stretch of DNA from Paenibacillus sp. FSL W8-0186:
CCTCCAGTCGCGTCGAGCATCTGTCCCGTTATCCACCTTCCATCCGGCGACGCCGTGAAGGCGACGATGTCCGCGATATCCGCTGGCTCACCGACGCGCCCAAACACGGACATCTCCTCGGCAGACTTGCGGCCCTCAGGCGTGTGCAGCCAGGACGCGTTGACGTCCGTATCGACAATGCCAGGCATGACTGCGTTTACGGTGATCCCCCGATGTCCCAGAAGCTTAGCCAAGTGCAGGGTGAACGTATTGAGCGCACCTTTCGTTAAGTTGTAAGCCAATATATGCGGATAGGCGATGCGCGTTACCCCGGATGAGATATTGATGATGCGACCGCCGTCCCTTAAGCGTTCCAGCGATTGCTGGACGAGGAAAAACGGCGCTTTGACGTTCACCGCAAACAACCTGTCGAAATCCTCCTCGCTTGTCTCTCCGAATGAAGGGGAGGTGCCAATGCCGGCATTGTTGACCAAAATATCGAATGATGTGCTGCCCGTCCTGCGCAGAAGCTCCTCATCCAGCCGCTGAAGAAGCTGGCTGACGCCGGCCTTTGAATCCAGTTCCGCACCGACGGCAAAAGCTGAGCCTCCCGCAGCTTCAATCGCGGAGACCGTCTGCTCCGCCGCGTCTCTCCGTGTACCGTAATGTACGGCTACAAGCGCGCCATCCGCGGCCAGACGCAGTGCAATTGCTCTCCCGATTCCGCGGCTGGCTCCTGTAACGACTGCGATTTGCCCATTCAAACGTCTCAACGTCATGTGAATCCACTCCTTATCCTTTTCTTATGGTCAGGATAGTCCCTCCCCTTAAGGGGAGAGTCAAGAGTAGATCCGCGAACTTCCTTTAGATCAAGATCTGCTCGACCGGTACAACAGCTTCTGCCATTCGATACTGGCCATAAATATCTTTGTCTGACGTCAGATAGATCTCCCTGAACGGAATCTGCCCGACCGGCCGATATCCCTCACTAGCAATCCATCCCCGCAGTGCTTCAATCGCCTTACAATCGTCTATATACGGATTGCATTGATGGATATAAGATGCCGCTTCTTCTATGCCAGGCAGTTGATAAATCATCACTCTTCCGCTGCTCTGAATCGATTTCGAGATGGAAATGGCCACCTCGATGTCCGACAGCTCTTCGCCACAGCCGGCTCTGCCGTGCCAGATCATCGTCAACCCGCCGTCCGGCTCTTCGCCATGTGAGCCAACATAGCGCTTCAATTCATCGAGCAGCAGACACAGCTGGCTCCTCGGCAAGGTTTCACGGATGGAAGCAACCAGAATCGGCTCCACCTTTCGGAGCAGAAACGTCCCCTCCTTGACCGCCATGACATCCCGTGCGATCCGCCCAAGCCGCTCATCAACCTCCGTGATTTGCCTTTGGGCTTCTTCGATTTGCTGCTCCAGCTCCTTCCGCTTCTCCAGCAGCGTGCGCTTCGCATCCATCGGGGAGGCAGGTCCGATTAATAGCGGCCGCATCTCCTCGAGGGTCAGGCCCTGCTCCTTGAACCCCGTAATACGGCGAAGGGTCAAGAGCTGATCCGCTGTATAATAACGATACCCCGATTCTGCATCCACCCGTGCAGGTTTTAGTAAGCCGAGTTCGTCATAATGGCGCAATGTCTTCACCGTCACGCCGCCCAGCTTCGCGAACGCTCCAATTTTGAACATGCAGACACCTCTTTTACTTCTGACTCAACTTCCGTCTTATATCAGCTACCTCTTCATCATCAGGCTCCTGCCCCCCGTATCTAACCCGGTAATAAAGCTTGATTAACGGCTCTATAGCAGCTTTGTGGGCAGCCTGCCCAGGCTTCGCTCTCTGGTCCTTCTTATTATCATCATGGAGCAGCAGATCCCGGGCCATTTCCAACGGAGTAAGCCCAGGCTTCCATTCGGAGCCTTCATGGAGTCTGGTTAAGAGTAAACGCCGATACAAAAAGCGTACTCTCTCTTGATTGCTGCGCATATCCTCATATCGCTCCTGGCGCTTGCCGAACCGGGCAAGAGCCCCCCTCCATTGCCCCCATTTCTGGCGCTTCTCCTCCCAGGAGAAAATCGAGCTCTCCTCATCACGATAGCCCGCGCTTTCGCCAGCCCGGTCCTGCCGGCGCAGCAGGGCCAGCAGGCGGTCAATACTGCGCTTCCAGAAGCCCCCTGCGTTTTTATACAACCAGTGAAGTGCAAATACGACTATAGCGGCAACCACAGCGCCGCCGAGGACATAGAAGAGAATATCCAGAATCTGCGATAACAGGCCCGGCTTTTGTACTCCCTCCGGAATAAACATCATCGGCGGCTCCTGAAGTTCTTCCGGTTGCGGCGCCTCCGATTCTCCGGATGAACGCGTAAGCCAGGCGACGATATGTCTGATGATTTCCAGCAGCATATGGCCGATCCAACGCCCGACTCCCGCTGCTAACAGAACAATAAGCCCCAAAATAATGACGATAAAAACGGTATTATGGCGGCGCAAGCCCCTCGGCAGCGGAGACGCTGATTTATTAGACAACGTTGTATAACGCAAGTATTCGTAATTTGTCACGAACAGCGCGATCCCCAGGCAGGCCGCACCCAGCCAGGTCATCAGACCAAGCTCTCCACGCAGGAGAGCAATTCTTGAATAAGCAATTCCAGCGACAAAATATAACGCAGTCCCAAACCAGTACAGCCTGGCTTCCCCTACCCGCGAGACAGCCGTCATCCCTTGCAGCGCAAACAACGCCGCGCCGAGACCGATCAAGGAGGCCAGCCCCCCCGCTCCGGTTCCTATGAAAATAGCGGCGTACACAATGCCAATCAGGACGGCGATCCCAAGCTTTTTCCACAAGACCGGCACATAATTGTGAATAGCTGCGCCGAACAAAGAAATAAACGGCAGGATTACCATCCAGCCTAAGGGTAAAAAACGCGGGCTCAGCAGGATAACTGCAGCAAGATAGAGCGGCATCAGCACCACTAACTCGCCAAGGCAGGACAAGCATAGTTTCAATGTTCTTATTAAGTAATGGTTACTGCCATTTTCCATTAGAAATGCCCTCCATCGCCATCATCCTATGGCTTTTAGTGAGTGCCCTACAAAAGCATGGCTTAGCAGCTTGATTAAAACACAGATTAGATTTCGGGAATAATCATCCATTCCATTCCGTTCCCCCGCCGCAGCAGCTGATCGGCTGCCTTGCTCAGCTTCTCCCCCTGATGGCAGGTTATAAGTAAATAATCCGTATCTACAGGCTCCTCACTCAGCACCTCTTCGAGCAAGGTCGGCATGGAAACCGTTCGCTCGAGAACCAGTCTGGCCAATGTCGTCAGCAAGAGCTCCAACTGGTCCGCAGCGGCGGAGGGGCCGATGCGGACAGATTGTCTTGGTCCATCGATCAGATGTCCATTGCAGATGAAGCCCGTCTCAATCCCGCTGCGCAGCGCCTGATCAGCGACGGTAGCCGCATACCTGATCCCTAGCTCAATCCGCTCCGGATCATTAATATTGCGCCACATCGTATCGCTGTCCTCCAGATTGAGACAGATGATTAACCGATGATCGGCCGTATAGTCGCGCTTATGAACCTGCATAGATCCCGTGCGAGCGGTGGCCTTCCAGTTGATCGATCCCATGGCATCTCCGGGGCGGTATTCGCGGATCCCCGAGGTCAAGAACGGATCCTCCACAATCCAGCGCTGCACCGCCAGCTCTCCAATCCAGCTATGATTCGGCAGCGGCAGTTCCTGCAAAGCCAAGATCTGCGGATATACCAGCAGCTCCAGATGAAGTGGAAATTTCTGCACCCTGGAGATCAGCCCTAGCGGATCGCCTGTCGTCAGCGTAGCCGAATCGAGGCGGAAGAGGCCGCGCCGCGCGCACATCACCTGATGATGTCTCTTAATCCGGCGATAAGGACGAAGATAGAACAGACTGATATGATTCTGATAAATATCACCGGAGTATATATCCAGGTTAGCCTGGTCACCGAACCGGAGCCCGGTCTGGATGCTCGACTCCAAGCGCAGCCAGGGGAGCGGCAGCCATTTTGCATTGGAGATCACCTCCACCATTTCGACCGTCTCCCCCTCGAAGACCGCATCCTTTGTGAAGTAACGGGTATAAGTCAGCCCTCTCATCGCCCCTCGCTGATACACGAGCGACAGCACTCCGATCAGAATGCAGGCGCTAATCATCAACCAGGTTAGTTGCATGTCTCCACCTACTTCCCTCTTCCCGCCCGTACATCCTCCGCAGGAACCTCCACTTCGCTGAGCACTTGACGCACTACAGCATCTCCTTCCTGATCATCAGGACGGAGTCCACGGCGCACCAGCAGACGATGAGCCAGTACGGGCTCGGCAACCCGCTTGATATCATCCGGCGTTACATAATCGCGCCCTTGGAGGAGGGCGATTCCCTGCGAGGCACGCAACAAAGCACTGCTCGCCCGTGGACTAGCGCCCAGCCTCACATCAGGATGTCTCCGGGTTGCCTCGGTAAGACGAACTATGTACTCCAGCAAATCCCTGGACACGCTGATTCCGGCCACAAACTGCTGCGCAGCAGCAACTTCCACACCAGCAGCTACAGGGCCTAACTCCTGCAGCGGGCTTTGTACCTGGAACCGCTGCAGAATGTCTACGCCCTCCTCAAGCGAAGGATAACCAACCTCAATACGCATTAGGAAGCGGTCAAGCTGAGCTTCGGGGAGCGGGAACGTTCCCTGGTTATCGATCGGATTCTGAGTCGCCATAACGAAGAACGGTCTAGCCAGCTCATGGGTTACGCCGTCTATTGTTACCTGCCGTTCCTCCATGCACTCCAATAGACTGGACTGGGTCCGCGGCGTGGCCCGGTTAATCTCATCGGCCAGCAATACCTGAGTGAACACAGGGCCTGGTCTGAACTCGAACTCACTTGTCTTCTGATTATAAAAATTGATTCCGCTCAGATCAGAGGGCAATAAATCAGGGGTAAATTGGATTCTCTTAAACTGTCCGTCCAGTGAACGGGCCAGAGCCTTGGCCATGAGCGTTTTGCCCGTCCCAGGCACATCCTCCAGCAGCACATGTCCGTTGCCAAACAGGGAAGCCAGCAGCAGTTCAATTACTTCTTCCTTCCCCACAATCACTTGGCTGATATTAGCGCGAATCCGCTTCGATATCGATACTGCTTCCTGCAAATTCATCATTTCACCGCCTTAATAACTAAAGTTATGTTGGAACTACAGCTTGCCTTCTCTACCCACATAGTAGGTTTCTGCAGGTCCCAGATAGCTGTCTGCAGGTTTCTTGCCTACTGGATAAATGACCAGTTTCTCCAATACAAACCCTGGACTTACGGCAAAAATCCTTAATGTGTTTAATCCTTCCCGGCAGCGGATTCCCGTGCTGTGCCTGCGAATGTGGTCAAGCACGCCCGCAGCCCAATTCCCGTCATCCACCCGATAACCCTCAGGAAGTGTATTGACTACGTTGATCTCTTCCTCATTGACCTGGATCCCGCACAATAACGTCCCTTCATTTGTCACTGGATTAGACGGCTGCATATAGAGCTCTACCTCATACGCTCCGCCTTCCTGTACCCAGAAATAATATTCCAGATAAGGGGCGTCTTCACCGGCCGTAAAGTATTCTGTGGTCGGAAAGGCCTTCACCGCGGATAAGGTCTTGCCATACCCGTGAATCACTTCAAATCTGCTAGCTTCCCCATTCTCCTTTACGGCTTCCTTGTTTAGAGCATAATGTTCAGCTTCTATGGAAATGTACCCGTTCGTTTCTATGAAGGTCATGTTAGGCAGCTCACTAAAATCATGGTTAGACACGTTTACCATTATTGTACAGGTCCCTATTGGCATTTCAATAACAATATGGCCTTCGGTCTCACCCTTTATCGCGCTGCGGTCCATTTTCACATGAATGACTTCCATAGTTTTCTCTTTTCCATTTAGGCTTCCGCCCATGCTTGAACATGTCAGCCACGGATGATTGCAGGTAATCTTATACTCCGCAGGGAGATCACTAATACTGGAAATCGTAAAAGAAGCTTCCTCCACATCCGGCTGCAAAAAGTCATTCATAACTAATTGGTTGATATGCCACGAGCTTCCTTCACTGCGCTGAGTTGTTCCATCTACAGTGACCAATAATCTAGGTTTATTCGCCGGCAAAACATGCATGAGAATCGGATTTTGAGCTTCGTCTTCATTCCATTGCGTAAAGCCGATATGCTCGGATAGCCCCATGCCGTACCATCTGCCATGATCTATCGTATGGAATTGGTTCACAAGCTCCCGATCTCTATTCATACATTCTCGAATCTGCTCCGCAAGCTTGTTGGCTTCCATTTCCCCGAGTTTCGCTTTGTAATGATTTTTACCTGTGAGCAGCCACATTTTTTGCAAATTGAGATTCCCGACAGCCGGATAATAAACTAGCGCATAATAAACCGGCAAATCCGCCTCATCCACCGTCCCAACCAGTTCATTCGCCAGATTCAACAGGTGATCGATTTGATTTAACAAATGGTCCGTTTCTTTGTAATTTACCGGGTCATAGACATTTGAATTCATATGTTCGGGTCTGCGCTTATGGGCAATCCGGGTATAGCCTGTCAGCAGCTCGAAGACCTTCTCCATTTCGTCCTCATGGAACACGCTGGCAAACTGCCTTTGAATCCATTGCTTCGTATAGAGGTCCGTCTTGTTAATGGCCTGGGTTCCCCACGTTTCAAAGTCATAAGCCAGATCCAGAAAATAGGATAGCGGGAATTCCTGCGTAGCAATATCGCCCACATTGACGATCCAAAGATCGCGGATCCCAAAGTCATACGCCATCGTCATTTGCTCCCATATTTTTGGGAGATAAGAGCTGTTAATCCATTCATAAGAGATCGGCCCGCCATGGTAATCAAAATGATAATACATCCCATAACCGCCCCTGTGGCTGCGCATTTCTTCCGTTGGCAAGGTCCTTAGATTGCCGTGATTATCGTCGCAAAGCATCAGAATGACGTCCGCGAGCTCCTCGGAGTTGATCAATCCTGGCGTTGTTTGATCGCCATAAAAGAACGGCTCCACTTCTTTATATAAAGCCAGCATTCTTGGTACCTCGGAAAGGTTGGGATGGACCTGTTCCTGAATCAGCCGGTTCTGGGTCTGTAATACCTCTCGCAGCAGCTGGATATTGTCCGCAAGTGTAGCTTCTTTACCCATGATGGCCGTATCCGCCTCGCCCCGCATCCCGACCGTAATCACGCTCTCATATTTGCCGCTCCGCTTCAGGCCGTCTTCCCAGAACTTTGTAATCCCTTCCCGGTTTGTGATGAAATTCCACGCATCCCCATAAATCGAGTCCTTTCCACGAAGATACTTATATTCCTCTCCATAACGCAAGCAAGGCTCATGATGGGATGCCCCCATGACAACGCCATATTCATCTGCCAATTCCGCATTGGCTAGGCCAGGGCCGTCATTATAGAAACGAGCTGACCACATCGCAGGCCAGAGATAATTCCCCTTCAGTCTCAGCAGCAGCTCAAACACATGCTCATACATTTCCCCATTAAACCCGCCGAAGTTTTTCATAGTCCAATTGCCAAACGCCGGCCATTCATCATTGATAAAAAAGCCGCGAAAACGAACAGAGGGCTCCTTAGAGATATATTTCAAATCCGCAGCTAAATTGAAGGATGCTTTGCGCTGCGGCTTCACATTTGCCCAGTCCACCAACGGAGAAACCCCAAGCCGCTCCGACAGATGAAACAGACCGTAGATCGTACCGCGTTTATCGCTGCCTGCGATGACCAGGGCTTTTTCAACACCTTCAAAGGGGCGATCAATGACCTGGAATAAAAACACTTCCCTCTTTCCCCGGATTTCTGACAAATCAATCAGCTGTTTCTTTTCTAGCTCAAGCAGCATGGGACTGTGACCCACGGTTCCATACAGAATAGCATTCTTCCCCAGCTGACTTCTGTCTGCAGCGGCTTGCGGTGCATAACCAAATACCAGCTCCACATCGTGCATCACCTTACGGGCAATCTTATTCACACCGCTGAAAGCTTCTTCTTCCCGGTAAAATAATGCACCTGACATGGATGCGCTGCTGTTTGAAGCGGTTACATTTTTTAGAATCTCTTGAGAAATCGTGAATTCCATAATGACTTCCTTTCTGCTGCTGTTTTTATCCAGCTTATGCTCTCTTCCTTTAATTACAGCAAAGTATATATTAGAATTGCTGTTAAAAGATATATACTAACTTAAGAAAAAGGCATGCAAATTAAACAAGTTTTGAAGGAGAACGAGAGGAATGGCCGAGGGTTCAAATTGGAAAACAG
This window harbors:
- a CDS encoding SDR family oxidoreductase, with product MTLRRLNGQIAVVTGASRGIGRAIALRLAADGALVAVHYGTRRDAAEQTVSAIEAAGGSAFAVGAELDSKAGVSQLLQRLDEELLRRTGSTSFDILVNNAGIGTSPSFGETSEEDFDRLFAVNVKAPFFLVQQSLERLRDGGRIINISSGVTRIAYPHILAYNLTKGALNTFTLHLAKLLGHRGITVNAVMPGIVDTDVNASWLHTPEGRKSAEEMSVFGRVGEPADIADIVAFTASPDGRWITGQMLDATGGSHL
- a CDS encoding MerR family transcriptional regulator: MFKIGAFAKLGGVTVKTLRHYDELGLLKPARVDAESGYRYYTADQLLTLRRITGFKEQGLTLEEMRPLLIGPASPMDAKRTLLEKRKELEQQIEEAQRQITEVDERLGRIARDVMAVKEGTFLLRKVEPILVASIRETLPRSQLCLLLDELKRYVGSHGEEPDGGLTMIWHGRAGCGEELSDIEVAISISKSIQSSGRVMIYQLPGIEEAASYIHQCNPYIDDCKAIEALRGWIASEGYRPVGQIPFREIYLTSDKDIYGQYRMAEAVVPVEQILI
- a CDS encoding DUF4129 domain-containing protein — its product is MENGSNHYLIRTLKLCLSCLGELVVLMPLYLAAVILLSPRFLPLGWMVILPFISLFGAAIHNYVPVLWKKLGIAVLIGIVYAAIFIGTGAGGLASLIGLGAALFALQGMTAVSRVGEARLYWFGTALYFVAGIAYSRIALLRGELGLMTWLGAACLGIALFVTNYEYLRYTTLSNKSASPLPRGLRRHNTVFIVIILGLIVLLAAGVGRWIGHMLLEIIRHIVAWLTRSSGESEAPQPEELQEPPMMFIPEGVQKPGLLSQILDILFYVLGGAVVAAIVVFALHWLYKNAGGFWKRSIDRLLALLRRQDRAGESAGYRDEESSIFSWEEKRQKWGQWRGALARFGKRQERYEDMRSNQERVRFLYRRLLLTRLHEGSEWKPGLTPLEMARDLLLHDDNKKDQRAKPGQAAHKAAIEPLIKLYYRVRYGGQEPDDEEVADIRRKLSQK
- a CDS encoding DUF58 domain-containing protein → MQLTWLMISACILIGVLSLVYQRGAMRGLTYTRYFTKDAVFEGETVEMVEVISNAKWLPLPWLRLESSIQTGLRFGDQANLDIYSGDIYQNHISLFYLRPYRRIKRHHQVMCARRGLFRLDSATLTTGDPLGLISRVQKFPLHLELLVYPQILALQELPLPNHSWIGELAVQRWIVEDPFLTSGIREYRPGDAMGSINWKATARTGSMQVHKRDYTADHRLIICLNLEDSDTMWRNINDPERIELGIRYAATVADQALRSGIETGFICNGHLIDGPRQSVRIGPSAAADQLELLLTTLARLVLERTVSMPTLLEEVLSEEPVDTDYLLITCHQGEKLSKAADQLLRRGNGMEWMIIPEI
- a CDS encoding MoxR family ATPase; this translates as MNLQEAVSISKRIRANISQVIVGKEEVIELLLASLFGNGHVLLEDVPGTGKTLMAKALARSLDGQFKRIQFTPDLLPSDLSGINFYNQKTSEFEFRPGPVFTQVLLADEINRATPRTQSSLLECMEERQVTIDGVTHELARPFFVMATQNPIDNQGTFPLPEAQLDRFLMRIEVGYPSLEEGVDILQRFQVQSPLQELGPVAAGVEVAAAQQFVAGISVSRDLLEYIVRLTEATRRHPDVRLGASPRASSALLRASQGIALLQGRDYVTPDDIKRVAEPVLAHRLLVRRGLRPDDQEGDAVVRQVLSEVEVPAEDVRAGRGK
- a CDS encoding glycosyl hydrolase 115 family protein — translated: MEFTISQEILKNVTASNSSASMSGALFYREEEAFSGVNKIARKVMHDVELVFGYAPQAAADRSQLGKNAILYGTVGHSPMLLELEKKQLIDLSEIRGKREVFLFQVIDRPFEGVEKALVIAGSDKRGTIYGLFHLSERLGVSPLVDWANVKPQRKASFNLAADLKYISKEPSVRFRGFFINDEWPAFGNWTMKNFGGFNGEMYEHVFELLLRLKGNYLWPAMWSARFYNDGPGLANAELADEYGVVMGASHHEPCLRYGEEYKYLRGKDSIYGDAWNFITNREGITKFWEDGLKRSGKYESVITVGMRGEADTAIMGKEATLADNIQLLREVLQTQNRLIQEQVHPNLSEVPRMLALYKEVEPFFYGDQTTPGLINSEELADVILMLCDDNHGNLRTLPTEEMRSHRGGYGMYYHFDYHGGPISYEWINSSYLPKIWEQMTMAYDFGIRDLWIVNVGDIATQEFPLSYFLDLAYDFETWGTQAINKTDLYTKQWIQRQFASVFHEDEMEKVFELLTGYTRIAHKRRPEHMNSNVYDPVNYKETDHLLNQIDHLLNLANELVGTVDEADLPVYYALVYYPAVGNLNLQKMWLLTGKNHYKAKLGEMEANKLAEQIRECMNRDRELVNQFHTIDHGRWYGMGLSEHIGFTQWNEDEAQNPILMHVLPANKPRLLVTVDGTTQRSEGSSWHINQLVMNDFLQPDVEEASFTISSISDLPAEYKITCNHPWLTCSSMGGSLNGKEKTMEVIHVKMDRSAIKGETEGHIVIEMPIGTCTIMVNVSNHDFSELPNMTFIETNGYISIEAEHYALNKEAVKENGEASRFEVIHGYGKTLSAVKAFPTTEYFTAGEDAPYLEYYFWVQEGGAYEVELYMQPSNPVTNEGTLLCGIQVNEEEINVVNTLPEGYRVDDGNWAAGVLDHIRRHSTGIRCREGLNTLRIFAVSPGFVLEKLVIYPVGKKPADSYLGPAETYYVGREGKL